In a single window of the Streptomyces sp. NBC_00094 genome:
- a CDS encoding DoxX family protein, translated as MTGRADRPNDTTGAPADGPAGTGESGRRAERKARFATWEAAFVRWKAVASRYALLPLRLFLGITFVYAGLDKLTDASFLADTGSGSIGETMRGVRDISAIPGLVDLALKDPSAFGYAISFGELAVGIGTLLGLYARVAALGGALISLSLWLTVSWQVSPYYLGNDLVYLMAWLPLLLAGASVLSLDTFLADRRRRIR; from the coding sequence ATGACGGGACGAGCGGACCGGCCGAACGACACGACAGGTGCCCCGGCCGACGGCCCGGCCGGGACCGGTGAATCCGGCCGCCGCGCCGAGCGGAAGGCCCGCTTCGCCACCTGGGAGGCCGCCTTCGTCCGATGGAAGGCCGTCGCCTCCCGCTACGCGCTCCTTCCGCTCCGGCTCTTCCTCGGCATCACGTTCGTCTACGCGGGTCTCGACAAGCTCACCGACGCCTCCTTCCTCGCCGACACGGGCAGCGGCTCCATCGGCGAGACGATGCGCGGGGTGCGGGACATCTCCGCGATCCCCGGCCTCGTCGACCTCGCCCTCAAGGACCCCAGCGCCTTCGGGTACGCCATCTCCTTCGGAGAACTCGCCGTCGGGATCGGAACGCTGCTCGGGCTCTACGCGCGCGTGGCGGCGCTCGGCGGCGCGCTGATCTCGCTGAGCCTCTGGCTGACCGTGAGCTGGCAGGTGAGCCCGTACTACCTCGGCAACGACCTCGTCTATCTGATGGCCTGGCTTCCGCTGCTGCTGGCCGGGGCATCCGTGCTGTCGCTGGACACGTTCCTCGCGGATCGGCGGCGCCGTATTCGATAG
- a CDS encoding PspC domain-containing protein — MTSSMPSTHEAPPPAEADSSLPLRRARGGKVVGGVCAGLGRYFDLDPVIFRITVGVLSVTGGVGLVFYGFAWLLVPLAGEEENEGRRLLTGRVSGATLAAILMAMVGCGIFLSMLRSGSMLGFTLLLSCAVCGAAAWSRRRRAAGGETEGRTDHAAAHVVAEAPPETKAPPVLEFPSWWKDPIVKDGSTGRLAMGYLWGPHGIVDAEGRVDGVVPTPGSQWGPDPSARAARPEPSVRRSPVSIGGLVHLLAIVAAVLGTALTWESQPLGKSLATGLVAALAVFGLGLVVSSFLGRTGFGTIVQVVLTACLLAGAVALPDRITTTWVRETWKPTSVAAVQERYELGTGAGLLDLSGVPLPTGAVVTTQAEVGAGQLKVIVPHDAVVKLHAEVGLGDLQLPGQAPEDIDIAPDRVEDRTITPPTGTAPAGTLDLQLEVGIGQVEVTRAAP, encoded by the coding sequence ATGACGAGTTCGATGCCTTCGACCCACGAGGCCCCGCCGCCGGCGGAGGCCGATTCCTCACTGCCTCTGCGGCGTGCGCGGGGCGGCAAGGTCGTGGGCGGGGTCTGCGCCGGCCTCGGCCGGTACTTCGACCTCGACCCGGTGATCTTCCGGATCACGGTCGGCGTGCTGTCCGTGACGGGTGGCGTCGGTCTGGTCTTCTACGGCTTCGCGTGGCTGCTCGTCCCGCTCGCGGGCGAGGAGGAGAACGAGGGGCGCAGACTGCTGACCGGCCGGGTCTCCGGGGCCACCCTGGCGGCCATACTCATGGCGATGGTCGGCTGCGGGATCTTCCTCTCGATGCTGCGCAGCGGATCCATGCTGGGCTTCACGTTGCTGCTGTCGTGCGCGGTGTGCGGCGCGGCGGCCTGGTCCCGGCGGCGCCGGGCCGCCGGCGGTGAGACGGAGGGCCGGACGGACCATGCGGCGGCCCATGTGGTCGCGGAGGCCCCGCCCGAGACGAAGGCCCCGCCGGTGCTCGAGTTCCCGTCCTGGTGGAAGGACCCGATCGTCAAGGACGGGTCGACCGGCAGGCTGGCGATGGGCTACCTGTGGGGGCCGCACGGCATCGTCGACGCGGAGGGCCGGGTGGACGGCGTCGTGCCGACGCCCGGAAGCCAGTGGGGACCGGATCCCTCGGCCCGCGCCGCCCGGCCGGAGCCCTCCGTCCGGCGCAGCCCGGTGTCCATCGGTGGTCTCGTCCATCTGCTCGCCATCGTCGCGGCCGTCCTCGGCACCGCCCTGACCTGGGAGTCCCAGCCGCTGGGCAAGAGCCTGGCGACGGGCCTCGTGGCCGCCCTCGCGGTGTTCGGTCTGGGCCTGGTCGTCAGCAGCTTCCTCGGCCGCACCGGGTTCGGGACGATCGTCCAGGTCGTCCTCACCGCCTGTCTGCTCGCCGGGGCGGTCGCCCTCCCCGACCGGATCACCACGACGTGGGTCCGCGAGACCTGGAAGCCGACCTCCGTCGCCGCGGTGCAGGAGCGGTACGAGCTGGGTACCGGCGCCGGCCTGCTCGACCTGTCGGGGGTCCCGCTCCCCACGGGCGCGGTCGTCACCACCCAGGCCGAGGTGGGCGCAGGGCAGCTCAAGGTGATCGTCCCGCACGACGCGGTCGTGAAGCTCCACGCCGAGGTGGGGCTCGGTGACCTGCAGCTGCCCGGGCAGGCGCCGGAGGACATCGACATCGCGCCGGACCGTGTCGAGGACCGCACGATCACCCCGCCGACCGGGACCGCCCCGGCCGGCACGCTGGACCTCCAGCTGGAGGTCGGCATCGGACAGGTGGAGGTCACCCGTGCTGCGCCATGA
- a CDS encoding ATP-binding protein: MSAAARVTETDEPPVRRLYRSADGRWLGGVARGLAGHLGLPVVWVRALFAVLFFTDGLGVLLYAVFWIVVPLGVGGRAAPRPVFETTPDGRRRLRKPDRGQVFALIALLIGGAALVGTVNVDNESGRYVWPVLLIAVGVVLVWRQADNARRASWTDAGRRRRALQLARGLVGVALVGTGLAVFVVVRGSVAQLGTALTASVAVLTGITLLAGPWLVRMSQDLTEERTMRIRAQERAEVAAHVHDSVLHTLTLIQRNADDGGEVRRLARAQERELRNWLYKPEGTGKDEEPATLAEAVKKAAAEVEDKHGVPLEVVVVGDCPLDEKLTAQMQAAREAMVNAAKYGGEGGAVQVYAEVEGRTVFVSVRDRGPGFDLDAVPDDRMGVRESIIGRMQRNGGSARLRSVPGGGTEVELEMERADG; this comes from the coding sequence ATGTCCGCAGCCGCTCGTGTCACCGAGACCGACGAACCGCCCGTGCGCAGGCTCTACCGGAGCGCCGACGGCCGGTGGCTCGGCGGTGTCGCGCGAGGCCTCGCGGGCCACCTGGGTCTGCCGGTCGTCTGGGTCCGGGCGCTCTTCGCGGTGCTGTTCTTCACGGACGGCCTCGGCGTCCTGCTCTACGCGGTCTTCTGGATAGTCGTCCCGCTCGGCGTCGGCGGCCGGGCCGCTCCCCGCCCCGTCTTCGAGACCACTCCGGACGGTCGACGCCGGCTGCGCAAGCCCGACCGGGGACAGGTCTTCGCCCTGATCGCGCTCCTGATCGGCGGCGCGGCCCTCGTGGGGACGGTCAATGTCGACAACGAGTCCGGGCGGTACGTCTGGCCGGTCCTCCTCATAGCGGTCGGTGTCGTCCTCGTCTGGCGCCAGGCGGACAACGCCCGCCGGGCGAGCTGGACCGACGCCGGGCGCCGAAGACGCGCGCTCCAGCTCGCCCGCGGACTCGTCGGCGTCGCCCTGGTCGGCACGGGCCTCGCGGTGTTCGTGGTGGTCCGCGGTTCCGTCGCCCAGCTCGGCACGGCCCTCACCGCCTCCGTCGCGGTCCTCACCGGGATAACGCTGCTCGCCGGCCCCTGGCTGGTCCGGATGTCGCAGGACCTCACCGAGGAGCGCACCATGCGCATCCGCGCCCAGGAGCGCGCCGAGGTCGCGGCCCACGTCCACGACTCCGTGCTCCACACCCTCACGCTGATCCAGCGGAACGCCGACGACGGGGGAGAGGTGCGCCGGCTCGCCCGTGCGCAGGAGCGGGAGCTGCGGAACTGGCTCTACAAGCCCGAGGGCACCGGCAAGGACGAGGAGCCCGCGACCCTCGCGGAGGCGGTGAAGAAGGCCGCGGCCGAGGTCGAGGACAAGCACGGAGTGCCTCTGGAGGTCGTCGTCGTGGGCGACTGCCCGCTCGACGAGAAACTGACCGCACAGATGCAGGCCGCGCGCGAGGCGATGGTCAACGCCGCCAAGTACGGTGGCGAGGGCGGTGCGGTGCAGGTGTACGCCGAGGTCGAGGGCCGCACGGTCTTCGTCTCGGTGCGGGACCGGGGGCCGGGCTTCGACCTGGACGCCGTGCCCGACGACCGGATGGGCGTACGAGAATCGATCATCGGGCGGATGCAGCGCAACGGCGGTTCGGCCCGGCTGCGGTCCGTGCCGGGCGGGGGCACCGAAGTGGAGCTTGAGATGGAGAGGGCGGACGGATGA
- a CDS encoding response regulator transcription factor encodes MSDETGAATGTGAAEEAPGTERRVRVVLVDDHRMFRTGVQAEIGRTEVTGVEVVGEAADVDQAVTVITATRPEVVLLDVHLPGGGGVEVLRRCASLMAAGEDPVRFLALSVSDAAEDVIGVIRGGARGYVTKTITGTDLVDSIFRVQEGDAVFSPRLAGFVLDAFASTDAPPVDEDLDRLTQREREVLRLIARGYAYKEIAKQLYISVKTVESHVSAVLRKLQLSNRHELTRWATARRLV; translated from the coding sequence ATGAGCGACGAGACCGGGGCAGCGACCGGGACCGGTGCGGCGGAGGAGGCGCCGGGCACGGAACGCAGGGTGCGGGTCGTGCTCGTCGACGACCACCGCATGTTCCGTACGGGCGTGCAGGCGGAGATCGGCAGGACCGAGGTCACCGGCGTCGAGGTGGTCGGCGAGGCCGCCGACGTCGACCAGGCGGTCACGGTCATCACCGCGACCCGCCCCGAGGTCGTCCTCCTCGACGTGCACCTGCCGGGCGGTGGCGGCGTCGAGGTGCTGCGCCGCTGCGCGAGCCTGATGGCGGCCGGTGAGGATCCCGTCCGCTTCCTGGCCCTGTCCGTCTCGGACGCGGCCGAGGACGTCATCGGGGTGATCCGGGGCGGCGCCCGCGGCTACGTCACGAAGACGATCACCGGTACCGACCTGGTCGACTCGATCTTCCGGGTCCAGGAGGGCGACGCCGTCTTCTCCCCCCGGCTGGCCGGGTTCGTCCTCGACGCCTTCGCCTCGACGGACGCGCCCCCGGTGGACGAGGACCTGGACCGGCTCACCCAGCGCGAGCGGGAGGTGCTGCGGCTGATCGCCCGGGGATACGCGTACAAGGAGATCGCGAAGCAGCTCTACATCTCGGTGAAGACGGTCGAGTCGCACGTCTCGGCGGTGCTGCGGAAGCTCCAGCTCTCCAACCGCCACGAGCTGACCCGCTGGGCCACCGCCCGCCGCCTGGTCTGA
- a CDS encoding NlpC/P60 family protein produces MAAHRKPRQSPLGGQAVRTAATLALASAATATLFEGSGHADPRLTTAQVKAKVDRLYEEAEVATEKYNGAKERADEAREAFDRLRDEAARRTERLNTARDGLGAMAAAQYRSGGLDPAVQLALTSDPDEYLERAALAEKAGNRQAAAVTAVRRELGAIRQLRAESASSLAALRGHETELRRQKTAVLGKLEAARTLLARLTAEERARYDAAVAARNGTGSQGNSGSGGTGGTSGTDTSGESGGTGVSTPSRADRSSGGDRTPVTAPNNRAAEAISFARSQLGKPYVWGATGPSAYDCSGLTQAAWRAAGVSLPRTTYTQINAGQRVSRSQLAPGDLVFFYSGISHVGLYIGGGQMIHAPRPGAPVRIAPIDEMPFAGATRVS; encoded by the coding sequence GTGGCAGCGCACCGAAAACCCAGGCAGTCCCCCCTCGGTGGTCAGGCGGTCCGCACCGCCGCCACGCTCGCCCTCGCCTCCGCGGCGACCGCGACGCTCTTCGAGGGCTCCGGGCACGCGGACCCCCGGCTCACCACCGCCCAGGTCAAGGCGAAGGTCGACCGCCTCTACGAGGAGGCCGAGGTCGCGACGGAGAAGTACAACGGGGCGAAGGAGCGGGCCGACGAGGCGCGCGAGGCGTTCGACCGGCTGCGCGACGAGGCCGCCCGCAGGACCGAGCGGCTCAACACCGCACGGGACGGGCTCGGGGCCATGGCCGCCGCGCAGTACCGCTCGGGCGGCCTCGACCCCGCCGTACAGCTCGCCCTCACCTCCGACCCCGACGAGTACCTGGAGCGGGCCGCGCTCGCGGAGAAGGCCGGGAACCGGCAGGCGGCGGCCGTGACCGCCGTACGGCGCGAGCTGGGCGCGATCCGGCAGCTGCGCGCCGAGTCGGCGAGCAGCCTCGCCGCGCTGCGCGGGCACGAGACGGAGCTGCGGCGGCAGAAGACGGCCGTCCTCGGCAAGCTGGAGGCGGCGCGGACCCTGCTCGCCCGGCTGACCGCGGAGGAACGCGCCCGGTACGACGCCGCCGTCGCGGCCCGGAACGGCACCGGCTCCCAGGGGAACAGCGGGTCGGGCGGCACCGGCGGTACGAGCGGCACGGACACGTCCGGAGAGAGCGGCGGGACCGGCGTCTCGACCCCCTCGCGCGCCGACCGCTCCTCGGGGGGCGATCGCACCCCGGTGACCGCCCCGAACAACCGGGCCGCCGAGGCGATCTCCTTCGCCCGCTCCCAGCTCGGCAAGCCGTATGTGTGGGGCGCGACGGGCCCGTCCGCGTACGACTGCTCGGGGCTGACCCAGGCGGCCTGGCGCGCGGCCGGCGTCTCCCTTCCGCGCACCACGTACACCCAGATCAACGCCGGGCAGCGGGTCTCCCGCTCCCAGCTCGCCCCCGGTGACCTGGTCTTCTTCTACTCGGGGATCAGCCATGTCGGTCTCTACATCGGCGGCGGCCAGATGATCCACGCCCCCCGCCCCGGCGCCCCGGTGCGGATCGCCCCGATCGACGAGATGCCCTTCGCCGGCGCGACCCGGGTGAGCTAG
- the pcrA gene encoding DNA helicase PcrA: MSSLFDDSFLAGLQNHSSGEAPPPPEDHEHGAPAPEEVPHDLFGEHFDAPPPRDAYYRDGAARPVVDPAALLDGLNDEQRAAVVHTDTPLLIVAGAGSGKTRVLTHRIAHLLGTRHVHPGQILAITFTNKAAGEMKERVEQLVGPRANAMWVMTFHSACVRILRRESKRLGFTSSFSIYDAADSKRLMSLVCRDLDLDPKKFPPKSFSAKISNLKNELIDEESFADQAVDGFEKTLAEAYRMYQARLREANALDFDDIIMTTVHLLQAFPDVAEHYRRRFRHVLVDEYQDTNHAQYTLVRELVGTGYEDLGPAELCVVGDADQSIYAFRGATIRNILQFEEDYPDATTILLEQNYRSTQTILSAANAVIERNESRRPKNLWTNAGAGAQITGYVADTEHDEAQFVADEIDRLTDTGEAKAGDVAVFYRTNAQSRVFEEIFIRVGLPYKVVGGVRFYERKEVRDVLAYLRVLANPEDNVPLRRILNVPKRGIGERAEAMIDALGLREKITFPQALKRVDEAYGMAARSANAVKRFNALMDELRTVVESGAGPAVVLEAVLERTGYLAELQASTDPQDETRIENLQELAAVALEFEQERGEEPATLAEFLEKVALVADSDQIPDEDEEGRGVITLMTLHTAKGLEFPVVFLTGMEDGVFPHMRALGQAKELEEERRLAYVGITRARERLYLTRSSMRSAWGQPSYNPASRFLEEIPPAYLEWKRTGPMAKPAGPTSGITSSLSSSRARSGPSGFATRRAGEKPVISLQIGDRVTHDQFGLGTVTAVTGVGADAQATIDFGDEKPKRLLLRYAPVEKL; encoded by the coding sequence ATGAGCAGCCTCTTTGACGACAGCTTCCTGGCCGGCCTCCAGAACCACTCCTCGGGGGAGGCCCCGCCCCCGCCCGAGGACCACGAGCACGGCGCCCCGGCCCCGGAGGAGGTCCCGCACGACCTCTTCGGGGAGCACTTCGACGCGCCCCCGCCCCGGGACGCGTACTACCGCGACGGCGCCGCGCGGCCCGTCGTGGACCCCGCCGCGCTCCTGGACGGGCTGAACGACGAGCAGCGCGCCGCGGTCGTGCACACCGACACCCCGCTGCTCATCGTCGCCGGCGCCGGCTCCGGCAAGACCCGGGTGCTCACCCACCGCATCGCCCACCTCCTGGGCACGCGGCACGTCCACCCCGGCCAGATACTGGCGATCACCTTCACCAACAAGGCCGCCGGCGAGATGAAGGAGCGCGTCGAGCAGCTCGTCGGACCGCGCGCCAACGCCATGTGGGTCATGACCTTCCACAGCGCGTGCGTCCGCATCCTGCGCCGCGAGTCGAAGCGGCTCGGCTTCACCTCCTCCTTCTCGATCTACGACGCCGCCGACTCCAAGCGGCTGATGTCGCTGGTCTGCCGTGATCTGGACCTCGACCCGAAGAAGTTCCCGCCGAAGTCGTTCAGCGCCAAGATCTCGAACCTCAAGAACGAGCTGATCGACGAGGAGTCCTTCGCCGACCAGGCCGTCGACGGCTTCGAGAAGACGCTCGCCGAGGCGTACCGGATGTACCAGGCGCGGCTGCGCGAGGCCAACGCCCTGGACTTCGACGACATCATCATGACGACGGTCCACCTGCTCCAGGCGTTCCCCGACGTCGCCGAGCACTACCGCCGCCGCTTCCGCCACGTCCTCGTCGACGAGTACCAGGACACCAACCACGCCCAGTACACCCTCGTACGGGAGCTCGTCGGCACCGGCTACGAGGACCTCGGCCCGGCCGAGCTGTGCGTCGTCGGCGACGCCGACCAGTCGATCTACGCCTTCCGCGGCGCGACCATCCGCAACATCCTCCAGTTCGAGGAGGACTACCCGGACGCGACGACGATCCTGCTGGAGCAGAACTACCGCTCCACCCAGACGATCCTCTCCGCCGCCAACGCCGTCATCGAGCGCAACGAGTCCCGCCGTCCCAAGAACCTCTGGACGAACGCGGGCGCGGGCGCGCAGATCACCGGCTACGTCGCCGACACCGAGCACGACGAGGCCCAGTTCGTCGCCGACGAGATCGACCGGCTCACGGACACCGGCGAGGCCAAGGCCGGCGACGTCGCCGTCTTCTACCGGACCAACGCCCAGTCCCGTGTCTTCGAAGAGATCTTCATCCGCGTCGGACTGCCCTACAAGGTCGTCGGCGGCGTGCGCTTCTACGAGCGCAAGGAGGTCCGGGACGTCCTCGCGTACCTCCGCGTCCTCGCCAACCCCGAGGACAACGTCCCGCTGCGCCGCATCCTCAACGTCCCCAAGCGGGGCATCGGCGAGCGCGCCGAGGCGATGATCGACGCCCTCGGCCTGCGGGAGAAGATCACCTTCCCGCAGGCGCTCAAGCGGGTCGACGAGGCGTACGGCATGGCCGCGCGCTCCGCGAACGCCGTGAAGCGCTTCAACGCGCTGATGGACGAGCTGCGTACGGTCGTCGAGTCCGGCGCGGGCCCCGCCGTCGTCCTGGAGGCCGTCCTGGAGCGGACGGGCTACCTGGCCGAGCTCCAGGCCTCCACCGACCCGCAGGACGAGACCCGGATCGAGAACCTCCAGGAACTCGCCGCCGTCGCCCTCGAATTCGAGCAGGAGCGCGGCGAGGAGCCCGCGACCCTCGCGGAGTTCCTGGAGAAGGTCGCCCTCGTCGCCGACTCCGACCAGATCCCGGACGAGGACGAGGAAGGCCGGGGCGTCATCACCCTGATGACGCTGCACACCGCCAAGGGCCTCGAGTTCCCGGTGGTGTTCCTCACCGGCATGGAGGACGGCGTCTTCCCGCACATGCGCGCCCTCGGGCAGGCGAAGGAGCTGGAGGAGGAGCGGCGCCTCGCGTACGTCGGCATCACGCGTGCCCGCGAGCGGCTCTACCTCACCCGCTCGTCGATGCGCAGCGCCTGGGGCCAGCCCTCGTACAACCCGGCCTCGCGCTTCCTCGAGGAGATCCCGCCCGCGTACCTGGAGTGGAAGCGGACCGGTCCGATGGCGAAGCCCGCCGGGCCGACCTCGGGCATCACCTCCTCGCTCTCCTCGTCCCGCGCGCGCTCCGGCCCCTCGGGCTTCGCCACCAGGCGCGCCGGTGAGAAGCCGGTGATCTCCCTGCAGATCGGCGACCGCGTGACGCACGACCAGTTCGGTCTGGGCACGGTGACGGCGGTGACGGGGGTCGGCGCGGACGCCCAGGCGACGATCGACTTCGGTGACGAGAAGCCGAAGCGGCTGCTCCTGCGGTACGCGCCGGTCGAGAAGCTGTAG
- a CDS encoding M23 family metallopeptidase — MNDQHPHAGYVGDGTHATGSFAVDPLFGAYAAGQADHSGQWEFGQYGMTGQYDTTGQYDTGGQQYATAGQQQYDTTGQWDTTGQWQNIDPYAGATPQYDQGTPYDQATQYASATSYDTTTPYDAAPSYDTTGQWDASAWTEAQQTGQYETVHSGAYAAQGTFGYESYDATGQWAAPAFATETGTYDATAWNQAVAEAEPVVPQQYSPQIEHTAEFAFDFDPEPAADTDTDAVEADAADTEAAYTYTEDVAEELPDAPSDDEPADELRTESPLAARPVRRSSGGSRGRRRTPAKRSALLTVAVPSACVMGVAGIAAASVSGLTGTTTDAGKKDDTTSLAAADPGSVKQVAANNALDTQLAALSEDARDFGDRASRTQERIDLRIRQDAEKKKREKEAARKEALRPKFVLPVELHRLSARFGQSGVNWMSVHTGIDFPVQTGTPVMAATDGTVRTQLNSAYGNMVIVTAPDGTETWYCHLSSAKIRSGHVKAGDVIAYSGDTGNSTGPHLHFEVRPGGGYAIDPLAWLRSHGLDPTS, encoded by the coding sequence GTGAACGACCAGCACCCCCACGCCGGGTACGTCGGAGACGGCACCCACGCCACTGGCAGCTTCGCCGTCGACCCGCTGTTCGGCGCCTACGCCGCCGGCCAGGCCGACCACAGCGGCCAGTGGGAGTTCGGCCAGTACGGGATGACCGGTCAGTACGACACGACAGGGCAGTACGACACCGGCGGACAGCAGTACGCCACCGCCGGGCAGCAGCAGTACGACACGACGGGCCAGTGGGACACCACGGGCCAGTGGCAGAACATCGACCCGTACGCCGGCGCCACCCCGCAGTACGACCAGGGAACGCCGTACGACCAGGCGACGCAGTACGCCTCCGCCACGTCGTACGACACCACCACCCCGTACGACGCCGCCCCCTCGTACGACACCACCGGCCAGTGGGACGCCTCCGCCTGGACCGAGGCCCAGCAGACCGGCCAGTACGAGACCGTCCACTCCGGCGCGTACGCCGCGCAGGGAACGTTCGGGTACGAGTCCTACGACGCCACCGGCCAGTGGGCGGCCCCCGCCTTCGCCACCGAGACCGGCACCTACGACGCGACCGCCTGGAACCAGGCTGTCGCGGAGGCCGAGCCGGTCGTCCCCCAGCAGTACAGCCCGCAGATCGAGCACACCGCCGAGTTCGCGTTCGACTTCGACCCGGAGCCGGCGGCGGACACGGACACGGACGCCGTCGAGGCCGACGCCGCCGATACCGAGGCCGCGTACACGTACACCGAGGACGTCGCCGAGGAACTCCCCGACGCCCCCTCCGACGACGAGCCCGCCGACGAGCTCCGTACGGAGTCCCCGCTCGCCGCCCGCCCCGTGCGTCGCTCCTCCGGCGGCAGCCGCGGCCGGCGCCGTACCCCCGCCAAGCGGTCCGCCCTGCTGACCGTCGCCGTGCCCTCCGCCTGCGTCATGGGCGTCGCCGGCATCGCCGCCGCCTCCGTCAGCGGCCTCACCGGCACCACCACCGACGCCGGCAAGAAGGACGACACCACCAGCCTCGCCGCGGCCGACCCCGGCTCCGTCAAGCAGGTCGCCGCCAACAACGCGCTGGACACCCAGCTCGCCGCGCTCAGCGAGGACGCCCGCGACTTCGGCGACCGCGCGAGCCGCACCCAGGAGCGCATCGACCTCCGGATCCGCCAGGACGCCGAGAAGAAGAAGCGCGAGAAGGAAGCGGCCCGCAAGGAGGCGCTGCGCCCCAAGTTCGTGCTGCCGGTGGAGCTGCACCGGCTCAGCGCGCGCTTCGGCCAGTCCGGCGTCAACTGGATGTCCGTGCACACCGGCATCGACTTCCCCGTGCAGACCGGCACGCCCGTGATGGCCGCCACGGACGGCACCGTCCGCACCCAGCTGAACAGCGCCTACGGCAACATGGTGATCGTGACCGCCCCCGACGGCACCGAGACCTGGTACTGCCACCTCAGCAGCGCCAAGATCCGCTCCGGTCACGTGAAGGCCGGCGACGTCATCGCGTACTCCGGCGACACCGGCAACTCCACCGGCCCGCACCTCCACTTCGAGGTCCGCCCGGGCGGCGGTTACGCCATCGACCCGCTGGCCTGGCTGCGCAGCCACGGTCTCGACCCGACCAGCTGA